In Rhodamnia argentea isolate NSW1041297 chromosome 1, ASM2092103v1, whole genome shotgun sequence, the genomic window GTGACATGCTCAATTGATTCTAATATCATATATTATGCTCTTGAGAATTTTTCTTAAAGGCTACTATATACTATAGTCTTTTTAATTGATTCCTTAATACAATTGACTtagtaaaaataagaaaaatccaatttatacTATAGCCGTACTCAATTGGCAATGTCACATTTTTAGGGTGTCCCCTTTGTACGATACTTACCTATAATTTCTCGTCCGAGAAATTGAGCTCGTAGTGCCGATTCTCAAAAATTACATGGCATTGGTTAATTTTAAGTCAAGTAATATAATTCTAGTAGGTTCATCGTCTCTAATTAATTAGGCGAGAAAATCGGGATGTCAcattaaatgatccaaaaaaatatattgacaccaaagtgagcgtcgtatacaaatattgacactctaaGTATCCTTTTGCATgagaaatgacacaaatggtcacTTAAGTTTAGCTCAATGCAATACGgtctctaaaattttaatttatttaatatggtccttgaattttagcttaatgtgcaatgtcatccatgaactttattttcttcaatataatccttgacctttttgtacatgttcaatttagtacaCATActataaaaatgtaaaatgttgtcattccattaattcaagttcagggataatattgaatattttcatataatttgagGATTAGATTGAGCATAAACAGATAATTTCGGACtacattttttttaggtcaaaattttagagctacattgaataaattaaaagtttaggggcagcattgcatattagaataaAGTGCacggatcacattgaataaattaaaagttaagggATCAAATTGCACTAttgatcaaagttcatggaccatttgtgccATTATTCCTTTTTTACTAATCTCCGGATGGGCCCCTGGCCTCTACTAGTAGTTCACACCTACCTGCCATTTGTTAACTGCTTCATCTAAAAGTTCAGACCTTAGACCAACAGTAAATAGAGAGATGGGAGCGAACCAGCTCATTAAATTTTTGTGTGTTCACGGCGTCCTCGTTTTTGCCGATGTTTTTCCGAATTCCAAATTCCTGCTTCAAACATAACAGGCCCAGTTCTCCAATGTAATGAGGCAATCGCGAATCGTTCTCAAGAAAGTTATTTCCTGTTTCTGATGAATAATAGAATGAAAATAAGATGGGCATGATGCGTCCGACTTCGATTTTGTTGTGGAAAAGCAAAGACGGAACATGATGTCAAAAGGGAATGCAGCGTTGGTCAAGAAGTTATAAGCGTTGCACTACTTGCATCTTGTTTTGGTCATTTTAATATGGGAATGGAAGTGATAccagaagaaattgaaaaatgaagagtgGCTTTCACTTAATATAATATGGTTAATCTGGGAATaggttctttctcttttttcatgaaaattttacaaaagCGACAAAGAGTGATTTTTCACTTAACTATATCTCTAAgatatgaattttctatttttccatcTACGTTAGAATTAAAACGAGCTTATGAAAAGTGTAACTGTCTGTTAATTACTTCGGAGTATGAAGAGCAACCAGCAGTATAAATACTTCTCAACATTATGCTGTCGGTGAGTTTCACAGGAAATGCTTTATCCCGGAACTCCACTCCagtgtgcaaattgatgagaccAAGCAGAGCCACATGTAGATTAACAGTACGAGGAtagaacttttgatttgtctGCCATTCGGCTACAGTATCACTAGAGCCATTGCTGGTCGAGTTGCAGTTGGTTCTCCTCTCGGGGTTCACGGCCCCAGCGTTCAGCATTTTGCATTTGAGACCGAAGAAATCCTCAGATGTGAATGTGTCTGAAGACCTCATTCTTGGATAGCAATCAGAGAAATTTTAGGAAGTTTACTCACCAGGAAGTGCTAGTACCCCCCAAAAATTTCCATGAGAACGACCTTGGTTAAGGTGGATACTGTATGGGGATGCCTACGTGATGGATCACTAGCGGCAATAAAAAAGACTATGCAGATCTCAGAGCATGGTTTGCCACAACTCCGAGCATAGCTACAGGTCAGCAACATGGCCGTATATCGAATCTGCTTCAAGTTATTGGTTCTGGCGTGGCATCTTAGCAGCATGAACCTCAGCTTGCATACCCATTATTAGTCCGCGGAATGTGGCTTCTGCTAGCAGCCTCCTCTCGATTGGAGTACCCGGAAGCACATGGCACTGTGAGTAGCGAGAGGGTTAACGTATTTTCATCAGAATGCAGTCTTCCTACACGACATAAAGCAGCAAACATGTTGGATACAAATTTTGACCCTCCTACCTGTATTGGCAAAATTCATCGTCGTACATTGAAATACGGTCCGATGAGGCAGGATTGGGACGCTGTCGGCCTCTAGACAATATTGCAGCAGAAAATTGTTCTGAAGGCATTGACTTTGATTTAATTAGTTCAGGCAGAACACCAGGCCATATTGCTCCAGAGTATCTCCATAAGGTGTGGCCGGTGAAGAATGATGTCTATGCATATGGAATCGTGGTCCTTCAAATCATTCCTGGTCGTAGCTTTATTGATCTTTGGCAGCTTAGCAAAGTAATAGACATCACATCATTCATTGGGATGGTCAGTTTTTTTATTACAGTTAGAAAAGCTCATCGATCCCAATACGCAGGGAGACCATGGTGAGAATAAGGCAGAAGGGATGATCAAACTGGCTCTCTTATGCACCCTGCATTCCTCAGCAAAACAATCCAGCATGCAGAAAGTGATCGCAGTGGTTGAAGGCTGTAGTTCAGAAGAAAGATGAGCCTTAGAGAAGATACAGGTATGGTCATTGAACTCTCTTATAGAAGAATGAATAATATGACCCTCGATGGCTTTGCTTCGCTCTTTCCTCCAGGCCACTTcttgagaagatggagaagatttATCCTGTCCAAGATAGCAGTATTGCTGGCATTCTCAGTTGCAGCACATTTCACATAAGTACTTACATCTGCTCGATGATGAAGATAAAATCTTTTAATAAATCATGACCCGGAAACTAGAACTTCTTCCTGAATGTTACCAGAAGAATTTAGTCCAGCCAGCACCTAAACAAACCTATTTCTAGTACAGATACCTCCAAACCATCCCTTTCAAATAGTTATATATTAAGGATTACTTCTGTGAACTAGGAGATTACCACTTGTATCCAGATTAGCTATGAAGATACGCAAGAAAAGGATTTGTTCCCAAGCTCAAACACTTATTCGCAAATTGCTATCGCTAGAGATGGAAAGTCGAACCTGAAACTCATGCTGAGACAGATAGGGcagttctttcttctttcctacATATCGCTTCATATTGCTAATTAGCACATGGGAAATGTGATTTTggcataaaaaaagatttacagcCAATCAACTGCAAAGATATATCAGTAGCTCAAACATGTATACTTTCATGATAATTACTTTCAACCACAGATGTGTGACATTGTGACACAGGGCATATAGGAGTCTGAAAAACATATTCTTGGCTCCAAAAGCACTAGAAGGTTAACGATATAAGAAACTACAAGTTAATAGGAAAGGCATTAGATACACTTTATTAAAGAATTCTACGCATGAAAAAGGAGAATTTCATACAGTGAATGATGGATTGAAATTACCTTAAACCATTCCTCACATCAAAAGTCCTTTGGACTTCTCTTCAGCTAAGAATCCCATCAGCATAGATCATGAAAGAGCTATATCTTATTCTCATTGTCAGCATAACAAACAATTCCTTTCATTACCCCCATAAGGCTATCCAGCATCTCATAGATGGAGTGAGAAGCAGCATGTACCTTATCAGCGACATAGAAGCAGTTAGTGCTACCATTAGTAACAATCCAACTGCATCCAGGTTCCTTCCTTAAACCCTTTTCATGCATCATTTTCCTCACGCCAGCTACCACATCCCATTTCCTCGAGGAAGCATATATATTAGATAGAGATACATAATTAGAAGGATTCCCAGGTTCCATTCGAACAAGGAAGCTATAAGCCAAGTCTCTCATCTCATGGTTCCCGTGCATTACAGAAGCATTGACAAGAGCCCCCCAAACACTCGGACCAGCTTCCACATGCATATTGTCTATAAACTGCAGTGCGCAGTCAAGCTGGTTTGACCGACCTAATATGTCAACGACACAAGCGCAGATTTCTACTGTTGGTTCAATCCCATAGTCATTTATTGCTGAGCTATATATGTTAAGCCCTTCATTGACCAATCCTGACCGACCACAGGCAGCAAGAACTGCTACTACTGTTATCATGTCAGGCTTGATTCCCAACTGTAGCATCTCATTGTACAGAAGCACGGCTTCCTCGCCCTTCCCATTAAGTCCATATCCAGAAATCATGGAACTCCAAGAGACCGCATCCTTAAAAGAAGAATCATCAAATATTATCCTCGCAGAAAGTAAGCCCCCCGACTTGCAGTACGCATCTATTAAAGCATTAGACAATGACACAGCATGATCTATTTTCTTTCTGATGGCGAAACTATGAATCTCTCTCACAGCTGATAAACCAGCATTTGTTACACAAGCGGGGAGAATGCTTACAAGAGATATCTCATTGGGTTTCACATCAAACAGCACTGTCATTTccctaaaaagagaaaaggcttCCTCAGAATCTCCAACAATTACATAACCATTGATCATTGCTGTCCACGCATATACATTTTTAGACTTCATTCGTTTGAATACCCTTCTCCCGGCATCCACCTTGTTATTCTTGGCGTACATGTCTATCAAGCAACAACCCAAGTGAACATCTGCATATGGAAGAAACTCCAACTCATTCCTCATTATATAACCATGAAGCTCCCTGCCATGATCACATTTGTCCGTACCACGGATGCACAATGGCAAAAGACTTGAAATTGTGAATGCATCTGGTTTTAAGCCGACGTTCTGCATGTTTTGTACAACTTCCCATACTTCCTTACCCTTGTTATCATCATTTAAGCTTGAATACCCTGTTACCAGTACATTCCAAGAAGCGATGTTTCTATCGGGCATTTCATTGAACAGTTTCTTTGCTTCATTCAACTCTCCACATTTGTAGTACATAGACATTAGAGAATTCGCGACCACAACATCCCACAGAAATCCAATCCTCACGCTCTTCGCATGAACCACTTTCCCAGCAGCCAAGTCCCCACACTCGCTTGCAACTTTCGACAACGTCGCGAGCGTATAATCGTCAGGAACCACATTCCCCAGACACATTTTATCAAACAGCTCAAAAGCAAACTCATATGCATTACTCTTCGCACACCCATTAATCAGCGTGTTCCACAAATAAACGTTCTTGTCCTCAAACGAATCAAAAACCAATTTTGAATCCCGCAAGCTCTTACAAGCGGCGTATGCGGACATGAGCTTGGTTCCCAGATAAGGGTTTCCAGCGAAGCCATCGATGAGAACTCGAGCGTGGGACTGTCGGGTCAGTCTCAGAGATTGATCATCGATGCACAGCTGAATGAAATGAAGGAGGCtggaagaagaacaaggagaaTCAACTAGAGCGGCCCTTGAGTAGCATCGAAAAGTTATGCGTCTGAGTGCCTCACGTCCAGAGAAGGCAATCATCGACTAGAGAGCTGCGAGCGTGACTTGTGATGAGAGGGAGATGGAATCACTCGTTGCGATCACTGTTCCTTGCTATGGCTGCTATTGCTCCCTCATTCTTCTTCCATGCCCCCATCAAAATCGAACTTCATGTCCTTATCGATCTTCTGTCTCCTGGATTAGCTgaaaagggaaaacgaaaaGGAGAGACAAGATCTATCTCCATAAATTAACAGAAAATAACAGAAATActccataaattttgatttaatgtattactgatttctaaatttttaatttatttaacgtaatcttttaattttagcctaatatggAATGTGgtccctcaacttttaatttttcaatgtaaatcctgaacttttaatacatattcaatttaatccccgAACTCTAAGGAAATAATCATTTTCACCTAACCAAGATGGAGAATTCAATAATATGTCTTATGTTagagtttagaaaaggaaaatccgAGTAGGTCCCCTAATTTGAATAGATTTCCTAGTTGAATGGTTTTCTAGTTGGAGTAGATTTCCTAAAAAGAGGCTTCTTATTTTGGATCTTGTTCTTTTCTACATATAGGAAGCATGATTTCATTGTGAAGAGCATCAAAGAGAATGCTTCTTCATGAATTCTGCTCCGTAGCAATTAGAGAGTGTTAAAGCGAATTGAGTCTTGGGTTAagattttgtataattttttcgtgaaattgagagattatttcatacGAAGTTATGGGGCTAAGCGTTGTATAAGTTATTGGAGTAATTCGGGATAGGAAATACCGAAAATGTTTGAATAACTCGAGTGTGATTGTAATCTCTATTGtatgatctatagtggaatttttTACTGCTTTCCCCGTGGATGTAAATCACACAAACCGAATTACGTAAATCCGATagccgatttatttttttatttagtctattttattgttcgatcactTGCTTCCCCAATTATTTAGGAATGACTAACCAGCCCTATGGAAATGAATCTTCATGTTGATGGAGGGTCCTTTTTTTTCATCCTCGCAACTTTCCAGCGTGTGTACTACTAATTTGCAGGACAAATCAGAAGAGAAGGATTGGTAATGCAATCTCCAATATTCTCGTTCATTGAGTTGCATGAGTGCTCTTGCTATTTTCTTAGTTGTGGTCCTTTTGTCCTTGTTAAGACTTCACATCGCCAAGTCAAAAGGAAGCGCATTTCACCACTTTCTCAAACGCTACGCCAATTGGTATATCCAAGTCAATTTAAAGGAGGCAAAATATGCAATAGTCCGATACCCTATGCCAACTAGTGATAAATGAGATAGATGTGTCATAACCATTGAGTTGGAAGAAAGAATTGGAGCGAGGTCCATGCATTTGTGCTAAAATTCCATCAGCGGTGGACGATTTTAGATTTTGTATATGTCCTACCTATAACCTACCAGTCGGAAcatgttccttattttttgaaacttgaaactagGGGTGATTTGTTCACAGGTTCCAGGGTGCGGTTATCACCATACAACTAAGTGTAATGACCCACCTCGACACTAGCACAAGCCCTACCGACATTCCTCTATCCGAAGTGCCATTACGTCCTTACCCGAGATACCTAATAGAGTTAGTAGCATCCTAGAGCACTACCTTCAACTAGCGTGCTCCGTTTTAATATCTTATTATACATATATTATACTTGGTGTATGCGGAAGGCTCAAATAAAAAACATGCCATTATACAAGTGCATACGGAATACAATAGGCATACAATTACAAGATATAGCCTCATAGGGTTTCGCCAACATGTCACACACATTTAGTAAAATCATTCagcaaattgacaaaatatttactttatatatatatatatatattaataatTACATCTCATCTGCTCCACCTACTGGTGTCTCCCACAATTGATTACCATCACTGCCTATGCCACTAGTACGGCTGCCGGTGTCTCTAGGGGGAGTGGGCAATGGCCTTATCCATGCTCCAAGACCTACATATACAGCCATAAAATGATACTGAATGCAATAAACTAAGGGACGCATGTCAATGGTCACAATGGTATGCACGGTCCGATATCATAAATAGGGATGATATGGCTGAGTAAGCTCCTCAAAGAAACACGTCATACGAATGGGTGCCTCATAATGGAAATAGGTGGGAATGGAATGTGTCGGCATACTAACAATCTAAAAAGGGCTTTCAACAACAAGGGTGAGTACAAAACTCAGCAAGAAGCACATCAAAACATATGATTAACCAATCCATTTACCACCCAATCAAACAAGCTAACACTCCATAACAGATATCAAGAAATGTAACGGAACCACCAAGAGAGAGCACAAGAGGCGACAAAAAAAAGCTACATACCCATAAAAACCAACATTTTAACTACAAAACATCACGAATAGTCCTTCAAAACTCGCGGCCTAAGGCCCACTATGGCCTAATTCATCCATTATAATCCGTCGACATCGTGCCAAGCAATTTAActcaaattcaagacatacAGAGTCATAAAACACGATCCTTCCAATGATAACAACAAGCAGGACGAGTTTTGGGTAGTAGTCCCCCTTTTATAATCCACGGCCGAGCACCCTCCTCGCAGTGCAATTTCACTTAGTCTCGATTCGATTACAAAATGGACGATCAACCCACATATTCCGAGTACCCATGGCCTAATAGAATTATAACAAGCAACCATTCAGACATGCAAGCCGATTTCCTCTCCGAGCTCACCTAGTTGCTCTTAACCGCACCTCGCTTTTCCTCATCATCAATTCATCTCAATTCGATGAAAATTTGGCGATCAACCTTTAAATTATAGTTACCCATAGTCCCATGAACATAGCCCAATCATTAAAGCCGACATGCATTAACGTTTCTTAAGCCATGCAAGCCGAGACTTCACCCCGTATACACGTCTTCAAGGTTGCCAACTCTTGCCAAACTGAATACTTAGTGGACCATCTAATGGTAAGGTTAGACGTCAACTTGCTTTAGGACTGAAGCTCAGAGAAAATGGAGCTCGAATCGAAGCAAGAACGAGCTCAAGTCGGCTCCTCCTTCTTTGAGCATCGCGTAGGTTCCAAGGGCAAACAGACGAGCAGCGACGGTTGGTCGGTGGCAGAACAGCGgcgaggaagaggttgagaactCTTCATGGACAGCCGGCAATGAACCGTGGCATCGTCGGTACTCAGTCGAGTGGTGGAATGTGTGGGTGAGAGtgcaccagagagagagagagagagagagggaaacgAGAGAGTTTCTTGTTGCCCAAAAAACGAGAGGAGAAAGAGCGACTGGGTTTATATAGGTGGGAGAGGGCAAGGTCGATTTAGTGGGGTACTTCGAGCTCAAATACTATTCCGAGCTTTGCGCAAATGTTCCATCGTAAATCGACAACTATCGTCCACCAATTAGACCTTGATCGCGCTCCTCACTTGATTGAGTCAAATTGCCCACCACGCCAATGTTTAAACTCCAAATTAACTTATTTCGCTCCGTGAATTACTTCGGTGGAACTCCGGTTGTTACACCGGGAGCTGCCCACTAAGGACTGGTTCTGAAATATTGGAACTGGGAATCGCCTGTTGATTCCATGGACATGTCCACAAAGTTTCACATGATTAGTAGCTTGTTTTCCAGCAAGACATGAGTCATCCCtctaagcttcttctttttcaagcaaaaaaaattccatgttcTTTAATTGTCCAGAATGTTTGTAAAAATACTTCAAACACATGCAAAGAATAGTTCACTTTCCTCTCAGCACTTAAAATAGTGAGTAGattgaagaaactaaaaagGGGCAAATGACAATAATAAGGCTTTTCAACTTACGGAAAATGGATGTGACCCAAATTGAGAGAGGGAGGCGAGGCCGTGAGCAGTGTACGAAGGTGTGGTTGTGAGTTGATGGAAGTTAAGAGGCGAGAGACGGAGAGACCGAAGGAATTGCTTGAGAGAGTTGAGACGAGAGAGACCGAGTTGAGACAAGATGATTGACGAGCAAGATTAGAGATATAggatattaatttttcttaaaaattaatatAGTGTGTGTATATGAGTTATCGGCCCGATCCGAGTAAGTTGATGGGCAGCTCCATACCTAGAATCGAGAATTGGACTGGCAGCCACCAATTTTAGTCTATTAGAGTCGAGAACTAGATCAATTTCCTTGGGACCATAGGATCAAGGCCGAGCCTCTCCGATTTTGGGTGGTTCAGGAGGTTATTGATTTCTTTGCATAACCCTATTTGGAACATGCTCTACATATCCTAGAACTTGAAATCTACCATGTCATAGGTTCTAGAATTGGTTCTAGAATCTATATAggttccacatgtattcttaataGAATGATTACAGTGAATCATCATCTTTGATTACCACCACTTGCTGCTACAATCCACTAACcataattcatatttagatatatgaaaaaatgaaacattaacaaagtaaaatttttagtCATAAGTATCATTGGAAATGAAAGCTTAGAGTGGTTTCAGATTACCCACCTATTATAGGACTCTATGGATATCGTAAATAGGGATGATACGGCTGAGTAAGCTCCTCAAAGAAATACCTCATACGAATGGGTGCCCCATAATGGAAATAGGTGGGAATGGAATGTGTCGGCATACTAACAATCTAAAATGGGGTTTCAACAACAAGGGTGAGTACAAAACTCAGCAAGAAGTACATCTAATCAACGATTAATCAATCGGTTTACCACTCAATCAAACAAGCTAACACTCCataacatataccaagaaacaTAAAGGAACCGCCAAGATAGCACAAGAGGCGACAAAAATAAGCTACATACCCATAAAGACCAACATTTTGACTACAAAACATCACGAATGGTCCTTCAAAACTCGCGGCCTAAGGCCCACGACGGCCTAATTCAGCCATTACAATCCGTCCACATTGTGCAAAGCAATTTAACTCAAATTCAAGATATACAGAGTCATAAAACACGATCCTACCAATGATAACAAGAAGCATGACGAGTTTTGGGTAGTAGTCCCCCTCGTATAATCCACGGCCAAGCACCCTTCTTGCGGTGCACTTTCACTTAGTCTCGATTCGATTACACAATGGACAATCAACCCACATATTCCGAGTACCCACGGCCTAATAGAATTATAACAAACAACCATTCAGACATGCAAGCCGATTTCCTCTCCGAGCTCACCCAGTTGCTCTCAACCGCACCTCACTTTTCCTCATCATCAATTCATCTCAACTCGATGACAATTTGGCGATCAACCTTTGAATTATAGTTACCCATAGTCCCATGAACATAGCCCAATCATCAAAGTCGACATGCATTAACGTTTCCTAAGCCATGCAAGCCGAGACTTCACCCTGTATACCCATATTCAAGGTTGTCAATTCTTGCCAAAATGAATACTTAGTGGACCGTCTAATAGTAAGGTTAGATGTCAACTGGCCTTAGGACGGAAGCTCAGAGAAAACGGAGCTCGAATCGAAGCAAGAATGAGCTTGAGTCGGCTCCTCCTTCTTCAAGCGTCGCACGGGTTCCAGGGGCAAACGGTCGAGTAGCGATGGTTGGTCGGCGGAAGAACAACGGCAAAGAAGAGGTTGAGAACCCTTCATGGACAGCCGGCGTCGAACCGCGGCATCGTCGGTACTCGATCAagtggtagagagagagagagagagagagagagagagagagagagagagagagagagaaagaaatgagAGAGTTTCTTGTTACCCAaaaaatgagaggagagagagtgattgGGTTTATATAGGTGGGAGAGGGCAAGGTCAATTTAGTGGGGTACTTCGCGCTCAAATTCTGTTCCGACCTTTGCGCAAATGTTCCATCGCAAATCGACAACTATTGTCCACCAATTAGACCGTGATCGCACTCCCTCACTTGATGGAGTCGAATTGCCCACCACGCCAATGTTTAAACCCCAAATTAACTTATTTTGCTCCGTAAATTACTTTGGCGGAACTCCGGTTATTACACAAGGAACTCCCCACTAAGGACTGGTTCGAAATATTGGAACCGAGAATCGCCTGTTGATTCCATGGACATGTCCACAAAGTTTGACACGATTAGTAGCTTGTTTTCCAGCAAAACATGAATCATCCCActaagctttttctttttcaagcaaaaacaaTTCCATGTTCTTTAATTGTCCCGACCGTTTGTGAAAATACTTCAAACACGTGCATAGAGTTGTTCACTTTCCTCTCAGCACTTAAAATAGTGAGTAGattgaagaaactaaaaagGGGCACAGTAATTAGGCTTT contains:
- the LOC115731615 gene encoding pentatricopeptide repeat-containing protein At3g12770-like, with amino-acid sequence MIAFSGREALRRITFRCYSRAALVDSPCSSSSLLHFIQLCIDDQSLRLTRQSHARVLIDGFAGNPYLGTKLMSAYAACKSLRDSKLVFDSFEDKNVYLWNTLINGCAKSNAYEFAFELFDKMCLGNVVPDDYTLATLSKVASECGDLAAGKVVHAKSVRIGFLWDVVVANSLMSMYYKCGELNEAKKLFNEMPDRNIASWNVLVTGYSSLNDDNKGKEVWEVVQNMQNVGLKPDAFTISSLLPLCIRGTDKCDHGRELHGYIMRNELEFLPYADVHLGCCLIDMYAKNNKVDAGRRVFKRMKSKNVYAWTAMINGYVIVGDSEEAFSLFREMTVLFDVKPNEISLVSILPACVTNAGLSAVREIHSFAIRKKIDHAVSLSNALIDAYCKSGGLLSARIIFDDSSFKDAVSWSSMISGYGLNGKGEEAVLLYNEMLQLGIKPDMITVVAVLAACGRSGLVNEGLNIYSSAINDYGIEPTVEICACVVDILGRSNQLDCALQFIDNMHVEAGPSVWGALVNASVMHGNHEMRDLAYSFLVRMEPGNPSNYVSLSNIYASSRKWDVVAGVRKMMHEKGLRKEPGCSWIVTNGSTNCFYVADKVHAASHSIYEMLDSLMGVMKGIVCYADNENKI